From Methanobrevibacter millerae:
GCAGAATTGATGAGTTCAAAATAAAAAAACAGGATTATAATGCATGTGACTACACTGTGGAAGGTGATTATTCCTCAGCATCCTATCTGCTTGCGGCAGTTGCCATTAATGGCGGTCATGGAAAAGTTTTAAACCTGTTTAAGAAATCCAAACAGGGAGATAAGCTGATACTTGAAATACTTGAGAAAATGGGTGCAGATATTAAAATTCATGACGATTACGTTGAAATATCCTCAGACGGAAAACTTAAGGGAATTGACGTTGACCTCTCCAATGCACCTGACTTATTGATTACTGTAGCCGTTTTGGCCGCAATGGCTGAGGGAACTACAAACATCACAGGCGTCAAGCATGCGAGGGTTAAAGAAACAGACAGGATTGATACTACCTGCAGGCAGCTTGAAAAGCTCAACTGCAAATTGGAGGAGTTTGAAGACGGAATGAGCATTACCGGCGGAGTATCTTCAGGGGTGGTTGATTCCTGCGGCGACCACAGGCTGGCAATGGCATTCTCATTAATAGGTTTAAAACATGACATTGAAATCACCAACGGTGAAGTCTTTGACGTGTCTTTTCCTAATTTTATTGAAGCTATGGCAGAAATCGGCCTTGAACTGGAGTTGGTATGATGAGCAAAACTGACAGAATTATTAAAATTGTTGAAGAGTTGAATAATGTTTTTGAAATCAGGGTCTTTTTGGACCATGATCCGTATAAGGTTCTCGTTCGAACTATCCTCTCTCAAAGGACCCGTGACGAAAACACCGATCAGGCAACTGAAAACTTATTTTCAAAGTACAAGGACATTTACGAGATTGTTGAAGCTCCAACTGAAGACGTTCAGGAACTGATTAAGCCGGCAGGCTTTTATCGTGTCAAGGCAGGACGCATTCAGGAAGTTTCCCAGATATTAATTGATGAATATGGCGGCGAGGTTCCAGATACCTTAGAGGAGCTTGTCAAGCTTCCTGGGGTTGGACGAAAGACTGCAAATTGCGTTCTGGTATTTGCCTTTGAGCTTCCGGCGATTCCCGTTGACACCCACGTTCACAGGATTTCAAACAGGATGGGGCTCGTTAACACCAAAAATCCTGATGAAACCGAAGTGGAACTTTCTGCAATCGCTCCCCGTGAATTATGGATTAAGCTGAATGATTTGATGGTTCAGTTTGGCCAGAACATTTGCAAGCCTATTTCTCCTCAATGCGAAATCTGTCCGGTCAATTACTTGTGCGACTATGATGGAGAATGATTCTTCTTTTAGAAATATTTATATAGTATAATGATGTTATATAACAATGGTTATATTAAAATAACTATTGTTATATTATAGATTATATAAAAAATGAGGAGGATAAAAAATGGTTAATGTACCTGAATTAAAAAGGGGAGTATTGGATAGCGTTGTAGATGCTATAGGAAACACTCCAATCATTAAATTAAACAACTTAACTAAAGATTTAGATGCAGAAGTAGATGTAAAAATGGAAGCTTTCAATCCTACCGGAAGCGTAAAGGACCGTGTAGCCGTTGCAATGATTGAAGATGCTGAAGAGAAGGGTTTATTGAAAGAAGATTCTGTAATTATTGAACCGACAAGCGGAAATACCGGAATCGGTTTAGGTTTTGCCGCCGCTGCAAAAGGCTACAAGTTAATATTGACAATGCCTGACACAATGTCCATTGAAAGAAGAAAATTATTGGCTATCTTCGGTGCCGAAATCGTATTGACACCGGGCTCTGAAGGAATGGGCGGAGCCATTGCAAAGGCAAATGAACTTAAAGAAGAAAACCCTAACTCCATTATTTTAGGCCAGTTCGACAATCAGGCAAACGTTGAAATCCACGCAAAAACAACCGCACAGGAAATCTTAAGGGATACTGAAGGCAATGTTGACATTGTAGTTGCGGGTGTTGGAACCGGAGGAACTATCACTGGTATCGGTAAGGTATTAAAAGAAGAAGTTCCGGGCGTTAAAATCGTTGCAGTAGAACCTGAAGACTCCCAGACCTTAGGTAAAG
This genomic window contains:
- the nth gene encoding endonuclease III codes for the protein MSKTDRIIKIVEELNNVFEIRVFLDHDPYKVLVRTILSQRTRDENTDQATENLFSKYKDIYEIVEAPTEDVQELIKPAGFYRVKAGRIQEVSQILIDEYGGEVPDTLEELVKLPGVGRKTANCVLVFAFELPAIPVDTHVHRISNRMGLVNTKNPDETEVELSAIAPRELWIKLNDLMVQFGQNICKPISPQCEICPVNYLCDYDGE
- the cysK gene encoding cysteine synthase A is translated as MVNVPELKRGVLDSVVDAIGNTPIIKLNNLTKDLDAEVDVKMEAFNPTGSVKDRVAVAMIEDAEEKGLLKEDSVIIEPTSGNTGIGLGFAAAAKGYKLILTMPDTMSIERRKLLAIFGAEIVLTPGSEGMGGAIAKANELKEENPNSIILGQFDNQANVEIHAKTTAQEILRDTEGNVDIVVAGVGTGGTITGIGKVLKEEVPGVKIVAVEPEDSQTLGKGVKGPHKIQGIGAGFVPSIYDENVIDEIFPVANEDAGNTLLALAKEEGIFAGISSGAAAFAALELAKKEENKGKRIIAILPDNGERYLSVDWVFEKL